One Mustelus asterias chromosome 10, sMusAst1.hap1.1, whole genome shotgun sequence DNA window includes the following coding sequences:
- the sparta gene encoding spartin a isoform X2 produces MEKRNLANTKIAESLNRIKEEYKEAFTFVNKGLSADEYGQKEAAKQYYRQGERHLIKGLNIPSNSPECTGPQWDTARQMQNKMSATLNNIQTRLAILEHEDDAMASNQPNQSSETLIPDNPKAESKLYPAVPKCEEKSSMLSKPQSDLLSSAKNVSPSTNGSSSRTAANLSLDAPFVSNELPPVYTPEAVEGHMTISYGTESGEFAVVGDEIFGQRTHPPPMESLGVDAYELILIEQGVQMFSVTPDGQVSAPSYPGYLRIVTFSGTETAGAQNRPPSFLQVCDWLYPLIPSQSPVLQCNNGVYMFPDVMSQDPNAYVGVVLSSELPASAREHFEDLLRQMTYLKVQDPEASAGEINLSQTVPIHHEPEPSIQENVLPEWSEKMARGILTGASWLSWGLVKGAEFTGKAIQKGASKLRTHIQPEDKPATVSPTVEKGLSVARQATGGAVKVSQFLVDGLCAVASTVGKELAPHVKKHGSKLIPEAIKKDNNSKANLDGALVVAASGVQGFATVWNGLECAAKCITKSVAAETVHTVKHKHRNTATCISKKLNKLN; encoded by the exons ATGGAAAAACGCAACCTTGCAAATACGAAAATAGCTGAAAGCCTTAATCGCATTAAAGAGGAATATAAAGAGGCATTtacctttgttaataaaggactCTCTGCAGATGAATATGGTCAAAAAGAAGCTGCAAAGCAGTATTACAGGCAAGGAGAGCGGCATTTAATTAAAGGATTGAATATTCCATCAAATAGTCCAGAATGTACAGGCCCCCAGTGGGACACAGCACGTCAAATGCAAAATAAAATGAGTGCAACACTAAATAATATACAAACAAGGTTGGCTATTTTGGAACATGAAGATGACGCAATGGCATCTAATCAACCAAACCAATCTTCTGAAACTCTGATACCTGATAACCCTAAAGCTGAGTCAAAGCTATATCCAGCTGTACCGAAATGTGAAGAGAAATCTTCAATGTTATCAAAGCCTCAGTCTGATCTTCTGTCTTCTGCAAAGAATGTGAGCCCATCTACTAATGGAAGCTCCTCCAGGACAGCTGCTAACTTGTCACTGGATGCTCCATTTGTTTCGAATGAGCTGCCCCCTGTGTATACACCTGAGGCTGTAGAAGGACATATGACCATTTCCTATGGAACTGAATCAGGCGAGTTTGCTGTTGTTGGTGATGAAATCTTTGGACAAAGGACCCACCCGCCTCCAATGGAATCACTTGGTGTAGATGCATATGAACTCATTTTAATCGAACAAGGAGTGCAGATGTTCTCTGTAACACCTGATGGGCAAGTGAGTGCACCCTCATATCCAGGATATCTCCGCATTGTGACGTTTTCTGGTACAGAAACTGCTGGAGCGCAGAACAGGCCACCTTCCTTTCTGCAG GTTTGTGATTGGCTGTACCCGCTTATTCCTAGTCAGTCTCCTGTGCTGCAGTGTAACAATGGAGTCTACATGTTTCCTGATGTAATGTCACAAGATCCTAATGCCTATGTTGGAGTCGTGCTATCGTCTGAGCTGCCAGCATCTGCTCGAGAGCACTTCGAAGACTTGCTGAGACAAATGACTTATTTAAAGGTCCAG GATCCAGAAGCTTCTGCTGGTGAAATTAATTTGAGCCAGACTGTTCCGATTCACCATGAACCAGAACCTAGTATCCAGGAGAATGTTCTACCAGAGTGGAGTGAAAAAATGGCCCGTGGAATTCTAACAG gAGCCTCATGGTTGAGCTGGGGTTTGGTTAAAGGAGCTGAATTCACTGGTAAAGCGATCCAGAAAGGAGCTTCTAAACTGAGAACGCACATTCAGCCTGAAGATAAGCCTGCGACAGTCAGTCCAACGGTGGAAAAAGGACTTAGTGTTGCAAGACAGGCAACTGGAGGTGCCGTAAAAGTCAGCCAGTTCTTGG tTGATGGACTTTGTGCTGTTGCCAGTACTGTTGGAAAAGAGCTTGCTCCACACGTAAAGAAACACGGAAGTAAACTGATTCCAGAAGCTATAAAGAAAGATAATAATTCAAAAGCCAATCTAGATGGAGCCCTCGTGGTGGCAGCGAGTGGAGTTCAAG GATTTGCAACTGTCTGGAATGGTTTAGAGTGTGCAGCCAAGTGTATAACCAAGAGTGTGGCAGCAGAGACCGTCCACACTGTGAAACATAA acacaggaacacagcgaCTTGCATTtccaaaaaattaaataaattgaaTTAA
- the sparta gene encoding spartin a isoform X1, with product MEKRNLANTKIAESLNRIKEEYKEAFTFVNKGLSADEYGQKEAAKQYYRQGERHLIKGLNIPSNSPECTGPQWDTARQMQNKMSATLNNIQTRLAILEHEDDAMASNQPNQSSETLIPDNPKAESKLYPAVPKCEEKSSMLSKPQSDLLSSAKNVSPSTNGSSSRTAANLSLDAPFVSNELPPVYTPEAVEGHMTISYGTESGEFAVVGDEIFGQRTHPPPMESLGVDAYELILIEQGVQMFSVTPDGQVSAPSYPGYLRIVTFSGTETAGAQNRPPSFLQVCDWLYPLIPSQSPVLQCNNGVYMFPDVMSQDPNAYVGVVLSSELPASAREHFEDLLRQMTYLKVQDPEASAGEINLSQTVPIHHEPEPSIQENVLPEWSEKMARGILTGASWLSWGLVKGAEFTGKAIQKGASKLRTHIQPEDKPATVSPTVEKGLSVARQATGGAVKVSQFLVDGLCAVASTVGKELAPHVKKHGSKLIPEAIKKDNNSKANLDGALVVAASGVQGFATVWNGLECAAKCITKSVAAETVHTVKHKYGSAAGKATDNAVNSAINVGVTAFNIDHLGIKAVARRTAKETGNAILVDYKLQEKPEKQEKK from the exons ATGGAAAAACGCAACCTTGCAAATACGAAAATAGCTGAAAGCCTTAATCGCATTAAAGAGGAATATAAAGAGGCATTtacctttgttaataaaggactCTCTGCAGATGAATATGGTCAAAAAGAAGCTGCAAAGCAGTATTACAGGCAAGGAGAGCGGCATTTAATTAAAGGATTGAATATTCCATCAAATAGTCCAGAATGTACAGGCCCCCAGTGGGACACAGCACGTCAAATGCAAAATAAAATGAGTGCAACACTAAATAATATACAAACAAGGTTGGCTATTTTGGAACATGAAGATGACGCAATGGCATCTAATCAACCAAACCAATCTTCTGAAACTCTGATACCTGATAACCCTAAAGCTGAGTCAAAGCTATATCCAGCTGTACCGAAATGTGAAGAGAAATCTTCAATGTTATCAAAGCCTCAGTCTGATCTTCTGTCTTCTGCAAAGAATGTGAGCCCATCTACTAATGGAAGCTCCTCCAGGACAGCTGCTAACTTGTCACTGGATGCTCCATTTGTTTCGAATGAGCTGCCCCCTGTGTATACACCTGAGGCTGTAGAAGGACATATGACCATTTCCTATGGAACTGAATCAGGCGAGTTTGCTGTTGTTGGTGATGAAATCTTTGGACAAAGGACCCACCCGCCTCCAATGGAATCACTTGGTGTAGATGCATATGAACTCATTTTAATCGAACAAGGAGTGCAGATGTTCTCTGTAACACCTGATGGGCAAGTGAGTGCACCCTCATATCCAGGATATCTCCGCATTGTGACGTTTTCTGGTACAGAAACTGCTGGAGCGCAGAACAGGCCACCTTCCTTTCTGCAG GTTTGTGATTGGCTGTACCCGCTTATTCCTAGTCAGTCTCCTGTGCTGCAGTGTAACAATGGAGTCTACATGTTTCCTGATGTAATGTCACAAGATCCTAATGCCTATGTTGGAGTCGTGCTATCGTCTGAGCTGCCAGCATCTGCTCGAGAGCACTTCGAAGACTTGCTGAGACAAATGACTTATTTAAAGGTCCAG GATCCAGAAGCTTCTGCTGGTGAAATTAATTTGAGCCAGACTGTTCCGATTCACCATGAACCAGAACCTAGTATCCAGGAGAATGTTCTACCAGAGTGGAGTGAAAAAATGGCCCGTGGAATTCTAACAG gAGCCTCATGGTTGAGCTGGGGTTTGGTTAAAGGAGCTGAATTCACTGGTAAAGCGATCCAGAAAGGAGCTTCTAAACTGAGAACGCACATTCAGCCTGAAGATAAGCCTGCGACAGTCAGTCCAACGGTGGAAAAAGGACTTAGTGTTGCAAGACAGGCAACTGGAGGTGCCGTAAAAGTCAGCCAGTTCTTGG tTGATGGACTTTGTGCTGTTGCCAGTACTGTTGGAAAAGAGCTTGCTCCACACGTAAAGAAACACGGAAGTAAACTGATTCCAGAAGCTATAAAGAAAGATAATAATTCAAAAGCCAATCTAGATGGAGCCCTCGTGGTGGCAGCGAGTGGAGTTCAAG GATTTGCAACTGTCTGGAATGGTTTAGAGTGTGCAGCCAAGTGTATAACCAAGAGTGTGGCAGCAGAGACCGTCCACACTGTGAAACATAA GTATGGTTCTGCTGCTGGGAAAGCTACAGACAATGCTGTGAATTCTGCCATCAATGTTGGTGTGACAGCCTTTAACATTGATCACCTGGGTATCAAGGCTGTGGCACGACGCACCGCAAAGGAAACTGGAAATGCGATCCTAGTTGATTATAAATTACAAGAAAAACCGGAGAAACAAGAAAAGAAATGA